From the genome of Streptomyces spinoverrucosus:
TCGAGTCGGCCCGGGACATGGAGGTCGTCGGCCAGGCGGGCACCGGACGGGAGGCGGTGGAACTGGCCCGCAGCGCCCGCGCCGACCTGGTCGTGATGGACATCCGCATGCCCGACCTGGACGGCATCGAGGCCACCCGGCTGATCGCCGCCGACGAGGACCTGGCCGGGGTGAAGGTACTCGTCCTGACCACCTACGACACCGACGAGAACATCGTCGAGGCGCTGCGCGCGGGTGCCTCCGGGTTCCTGGTGAAGGACACCCGTCCGGCCGAACTCCTCGACGCCATCCGCACGGTGGCCGCCGGTGAGGCGCTGCTGTCACCCGGCCCCACGGCCCGGCTGATCGCGCGTCTGCTGCGCAGCCCCTCGGCCCCCGCGGCGGCCGGACCCGAATGCCTGTCCGAGCGTGAGCGCGAGGTGCTCACGCTGGTCGCGCGAGGCCTGAACAACACCGAGATCGCGGAGTCGCTCGGGCTCAGCCCGCTCACCGCGAAGACCCACGTCAGCCGCATCATGGGCAAGCTGGGGGCACGGGACCGGGCGCAACTGGTGATCGTGGCGTACGAGAGCGGGCTGGTGACTCCGGGGACGATGTGACTGACAGTCAGTCATCGATGACTGACACACAGTCACCGACCCTGAGGGGACCGCCCGATGAGACGTCCCACACGCGCCTTCCTGACCGCCGCCGCCACCCTCGCCCCACTGGTGCTCGGCCCGCTCACCTCCGGCCCACCCGCGTCCGCCGCCCGCTGCACCTCCTCCGTGCCGTACACCGCCGGGCAGGGCGGTTACACCACCTACCGCATCCCGGCCGCCGTCACGACCGGCACCGGCGCGGTCCTCGCCTTCGCCGAGGGCCGGCGCGGCGGCGCGGGCGACTCCGGCGACATCGACGTGGTCGCGCGCCGCTCCACCGACGGCGGCTGCACCTGGGGCCCGCTCACGGTCGTGGCCGCCGGGGCGGGGGACACCCGCGGCAACCCGGCACCCGTTCTCGACCCGCGCACCGGCGCCGTCGTGCTGCTCAGCACCTACAACAGCGGCGCCGTGACGGAGGCGCAGATCATGCGGGGCGAGGCGACGCCGGCGCAGAGCCGCCGGGTGTTCGTGCAGCGCAGCACGGACGACGGGCGCACCTTCACCCGGCCGCGGGAGATCACGCGGGGCGTGAAGCGGACCGGCTGGCGCTGGTACGCCACCGGCCCCGGCCACGCCCTCGCCCTCAGCCACGGCCCGTACGCCGGCCGTCTGCTGGTCCCCGCCAACCACTCCGCCGCCCCGCCCGCCGGATCCACCGACACCGGGCAGGAAACCAAGTACTACGGCGCCCACGCCTTCTACAGCGACGACGGCGGCGCCACCTGGCGGCTGGGCTTCGTGGACGACTCCTACGACGGCCTGGACAACGCCAACGAGAGCACCGCCGCCGAACTCCCCGACGGCACGCTCTACTTCTCCGCCCGCGACCAGCACGGCACCAGCCCCGGCCACCGCCTCGACAGCCGCTCCACCGACGGCGGCCGGACCCTCGCCCGCCCCTACGCCGTCCAGCCCACCCTGAACGACGTGCCCATCGTCCAGGCGAGTGCCCTGCAACCCGGTGACCCCGACGCCCCGTTGCTCTTCTCCGGCCCCTCCGTGCCCACCGCCCGCGAGGCCATGGCGGTGTGGCGCAGCAGGGACGCCGGGGCGACCTTCACCAAGGCGCTGACGCTGTCCCGGCAGCCGGCGGCCTACTCCGACCTGGTGCAGGTCGGCACGGACACGCTCGGGGTGCTCTACGAGACGGGGGTGACGGGGACGTACGAGAGGATCGAGTTCCGGCGGATCCGGCTCGCCGACGTGACCTGACCAACGGCGGATCTGGTGATCTGATGGCACCGCCACCATCCACCGCTCCCTCCAGCGCACCCGCAGCCAGGGCCTGACCGTCCTGCACACCAAGACCCTCGCCTCCGAACGCCGCATCGCCCTCCCCACCGAATGCATCAGTTCGCTCAAGATCCACCAGAAACGGCAGCGGGAGGAGCGCCAGGCGGCTGGAGCGGGCTGGACGGACACACAGCGCCGGCCTTCGGACGATCCGCTTCCACGATCTCCGACACTCGACCGCCACCCTGCTCCTGGAACAGGGCATCGGCCTCGTCGTCATCAAGGAACTCCTCGGACACGCCCACTTCGGCGTCACAGCCGGCGTCTACGCCCACGTACGCCTCCGCCTCCAGCGCCAGGCCATCGACACCCTCGGCAACGCCCTCAACCCGACCGACACCCCCGGCGACCCACCCGCCGCAGCCGTCGTCCGCTGACGTTGCCGTCACCGTTGCCGTCAAAAGCCAGGATGCCCCTCTCTCCGTCACCCGAGAAAGGGGCATCCTGATTCGCTCCGCAGGAGCATCTACGACGTTTCGGTCGTCACTCAGGAGTTGCAAAACCCCTTCAGGTACACCCGAATCGATAATCCCCTTGAAGGAATCCAGCATCGCCGCCAGACCCACCCTCCGGAATGATCACAAGGTCGGAACACTGGAAGTACGCACCGCTGGCACATTCTCCAGTCTCCTTCCATCGATTCATCACCTGTTCGATAGCCCGTAGCGTCATGAACGTGGCGCTCCACCGCGTCCCATCAGGGAGGCTGAGTTCTGCGTCGACATTCTCAACGGTTTCCTTGTTTCCTCTGCGCTCAGAATGAAGAGTGCGCTGAAATGCTGGTTCTCTACGCGTAGAGAGGGTCACTGGCCATAGAGCTGATTCAGCCTCGCAATCACCTTGGACTCGTTCGCCTTATCGGATTTCCAACGATCTGAACCCCTCCGTCCACGTTCCGGAAGAATAGGCGAACGCCGTTCCATCCTCGCGCATAGGTGACATCAGTTCCTGCCAGCGCCTTGCTTCCGAGGCCCGGATTCATATTTCCGCCTGACAGTTGCTGGAACAGGCTGTCCAGGTCAGCCTGAACCTTCTGGTTCAGTACGTGTGCCGGCCTACCCCTCCCTACCTGCGTTTTCGCAGATCAGGCGAGGTTTCCTGGTACGTCGACATCCGCGGTTGTGCGCTGCTATCGGGTCCGGTGCCGTCGGCGTACCGTCAGGGCAGGAGGGTGAGTGCCGGGGCGTGCTTGGGGCGGACGACGCTGAAGTGGCGGCGGTCAAGGGTCGCGACGCGTTCCACTCCGAAGCGTTCGGCCACGGCGATCACCGAGGCGTCGACTCCGCCGAGAGGGAAGTCGGCGTACTGCAGGACCAACTCGCCCATACGCTCCAGGTCAGCAGGGGCGAGGTGGACCAGTTCGAAGGCACCCCGGGCGACTTCGGTGAGGAAGGCGGCTTCCAGCTTGGGCCAGCGCTCCAGCAGCCAGCACACCTCGGTCAGTACCGGGCTGGGCAGCAGACGGCGGCCAGTCAACGAGACCAGAAGAGAAGCGCACTCCGCATGGCGCCGGTCACCGGCGTTCAGGGCTGCGGCGAGCGGGCCGGTGTCGAAGACGATCGCGTTCACGTCTGGTCGCCGAACCGCTCGCGCATCCGCTCCCGGATGTAGTCGTCATGCCGCTCGGCCAGATCCTCCGGCCCGTTGACCGCACCGATCAACGCCAGCAGCCCAGCCGAGACCGGCCGCTCCTCATCGGGACGCGGAGGTAGCGCCGCGGCGGCGGCCTGCGACAATTCCTCGTCCTGGGTCACGAGCAGGCGCAAGCGACGTACCTGCGTCGGCGTGAGCCGGTCCACCAGGTAGTGCATGTCCTCGTAGTCGAATGCTTCGGTCACCCGGCCAGTCTAGGAGCACACCCCCTGCTCGCACCCTCGTCTTCCAGCAGCTTCACCCTCGCCGCACACCTGCCGGAAACCAGCCGTCCTGGTGGACGGCGGCGGGCGGACTCACCACGTTGCCCACCAAGACCCGGGCCTCCGAGCGCCGCATCGCCCTCCCCACCCTCTGCGTCCAGTCCCTGTGGAACGTCACGTAATTCCCCAGCCGAGACACCAAAGGATCCCCATGGGGATCCCGACGCTGCTCCCCGATCCCCATGAGGACGCCGCTCTTCGCCGGGCCGCCCGACAGCCAGCCTGATCTTGAGGGACGCAGCGGACTGTCAAGGATGAGCGCAGCTCACCGCGCTAGCGGCGCCGAAGGCGTCCTTGACCGGCCGCTGCGTCCCGGACAATTTCCAGGCGGGCGGCCCGGCCCCCGCCCACCCACTCAGCCCGAACACCCGTCTGGGGACGGTGGCGCTGCAACTGGGGAATTACTTGACCGTCGACACCAGTCCCTGAAACTCCACCACGAACAGCAGCAGCGCGAACGTGCGACCGCAGGCAGTACGTGGCAGCACGACGCGCACGTGTTCACCACAGTGCAGGGCAGAGCGATCGACCCGACCAATCTCACCCGCACCTTCAACACTCTCCTCCGCAAGGCCGGCCTCCGCCGCATCGGGGGTGTCACACGCCGGTTCCTCGCGTACTCCTCTCCGTCCCGCTAGCCGAACCCGCACCATCTGGCGGTACTGGCACGTCCCGGCGTTGTCAGGGCTGCTCCCACCCTCCCCGGCACCATCCGGCTCAGGCTGCCCTCAGCTCCACCGTCCCGCTGCGACGGGAACAGCGGTGAAGGTCTCCCCCCACTCGAAGCACTGCGCCTCACGGCGCACTCACGATCTCCGGCACTCGACAGCGACCCTGCTCCTGGAACAGGGCGTCGACCTCGTCGTGATCAAGGAGCTGTTGGGCCACGCTCACATCGGTGTCACCGCCGGCGTCTATGCCCACGTGCGACTCCGACTCCAACGCCAAGCCATCGACACCCTCGGCAACGCCCTCGGCCCGACCGACGACGACCCTGACGACCCACCCATCGCAGCCGTCGTCCGCTGACGTTGCCGTCAGCGTTGCCGCTGAGATTGAAAGGACGGGGTGACGGCGGGCGTTGGCGGTGCTACATCCTCGTCATGAGGTATGCGGATGGCGGCGGTCTGACCGCTGTGGGGCGGGCGAAGCGTGAGGCGGTGAGTTTCGAGGCCGCGGAGATGTTCGAGCAGGGGGTGCAGCCGCCGGAGGTGGCGCGCAGGTTACGGGTGTCGCGGAAGTCGGCGTACGCCTGGCACGCCGTCTGGCGAGACGGCGGCAAGTCGGCCCTGGTGTCCAAGGGGGCCCGGCGGCTTTCCGTGCCGGCTGGACGATGTCCAGTCCAGGCCGAGCGGTTGCAGGCCGAGCTGGAGGCCGGCCCGGCGGTACACGGCTGGGTCGAGGACCAGCGGTGGACCCTGACGAGGGTCGCGGAGCTGATCCGCCGGCTGTTCGGCTACCGGTACACCCCGCGTGGGGTGTCGTATCTGCTGCACCGGCTGGGCTGGTCCCCACAAGTCCCCGCGCACCGGGCCGTCGAACGGGGCGAACAGGCCGTAGGGCTGTGGCGCACGGAGCAGTGGTCACGGGTAAGAGGACGGCCCGGCTCCTGGGTGCGTGGATCGTCTTTGAGGACGAGGCCGGACAGGACCTGAAACCCGGGAAGGGCCGGACCTGGTCGCGACGCGGGCGGACACCGCTGGTCAGAGTGACGGGCAAGGGCTCCGGCCGGGTTCTGATGGCCGGGATGATCTGCGTCAGACCGGGCCGCGAGACCAGGCTGATCTACCGGACCCAGACGTAGCGGGGCCGGACCGGCGAGAAGAAGGGTTTCCGGGCCCGCGAGTTCGCGGACCTGCTGACCTCCGCCCGTCGGCAGCTGGGCGGTGCCCCGCTGATCGTGGTCTGGGACAACGCCGGCACCCACCACGCCAAGGCCCTGCGGGAGTTCCGCGAACGCGGCAGCGACCTGCTGACCATCGTCAAGCTCCCGCCCTACGCGCCGGACCTCAACCCCGTCGAAGCCGTCTGGGCCCACCTGAAGAAGTCCCTGGCCAACCTCGCACCCCACGCGATCGACGACCTCACCCCGCTCGTGAAGAACCGCCTACGCGCCATCCAACGACGCCCCGAAGTTCTCGACGGCTCCATCGCCGAGACCGGACTCGGGCTGGAGCCTCCATAGCCTGTCACCCCGTCCTTTCAACCTCAGCGGCAACGTTGCCGTCAAAAGCCTCAGAGGCCCCGCCAGAAGTCACTCCGGCGGGGCCTCCGCGTATCACTCTGCACTCATTCCGAGAACGGTACGAACTATTCCGGCAACATTTGCCGAATTACCGGATTAGTAACCAATCCAGGGATCTCTGAAGTCAGATGTGAATACGCCTCACGGAGAAATCTGGAGAAGGAACTCGCCAGCTCTTCACGCTCGACGCTAACCCGCCAGGCACGTTTCGATGAGGTCACGACAATGAGATCTCCGTCGTGCCGCAGATGGATAACCTCTTCGCTCTCAGTGAAGCCGAACGCCGCGTCTTCTCCTGATGAGATACGCCGTTCCGCGTGAGAGAGCGAAAGGGCCAGATCCACGAGCGTCACAAACCTTCTCTTCGAGATGGCCTCCACGCCACCTACGATCATCTCGACATTGACGCCGAAGTACTTGTAGCGAAGGTCGATCTCTGCAAGGCCCGCAGGATCGCCCTGCTTCGCCCCCTCCCAGGTTCTCCGCCAGGGCGATCCCGGCTCCGGGAGAGAGAAGGAAAGATGAATCATGATTTCTCCTTGTAGGGAGCTCTCTCGCCTAGAACGGGAAGGCGGTCACGACTTTTCCGTCATTCACGATTACACGGATTCTAGTCAAGTCTCCGCCCCCA
Proteins encoded in this window:
- a CDS encoding sialidase family protein gives rise to the protein MRRPTRAFLTAAATLAPLVLGPLTSGPPASAARCTSSVPYTAGQGGYTTYRIPAAVTTGTGAVLAFAEGRRGGAGDSGDIDVVARRSTDGGCTWGPLTVVAAGAGDTRGNPAPVLDPRTGAVVLLSTYNSGAVTEAQIMRGEATPAQSRRVFVQRSTDDGRTFTRPREITRGVKRTGWRWYATGPGHALALSHGPYAGRLLVPANHSAAPPAGSTDTGQETKYYGAHAFYSDDGGATWRLGFVDDSYDGLDNANESTAAELPDGTLYFSARDQHGTSPGHRLDSRSTDGGRTLARPYAVQPTLNDVPIVQASALQPGDPDAPLLFSGPSVPTAREAMAVWRSRDAGATFTKALTLSRQPAAYSDLVQVGTDTLGVLYETGVTGTYERIEFRRIRLADVT
- a CDS encoding response regulator, with translation MSAIRVLLADDQTLVRAAFAMLVESARDMEVVGQAGTGREAVELARSARADLVVMDIRMPDLDGIEATRLIAADEDLAGVKVLVLTTYDTDENIVEALRAGASGFLVKDTRPAELLDAIRTVAAGEALLSPGPTARLIARLLRSPSAPAAAGPECLSEREREVLTLVARGLNNTEIAESLGLSPLTAKTHVSRIMGKLGARDRAQLVIVAYESGLVTPGTM
- a CDS encoding type II toxin-antitoxin system VapC family toxin, with the translated sequence MNAIVFDTGPLAAALNAGDRRHAECASLLVSLTGRRLLPSPVLTEVCWLLERWPKLEAAFLTEVARGAFELVHLAPADLERMGELVLQYADFPLGGVDASVIAVAERFGVERVATLDRRHFSVVRPKHAPALTLLP